From the Synechococcus sp. HK01-R genome, one window contains:
- the tmk gene encoding dTMP kinase: protein MTSTRGRLLVLEGIDGCGKTTQWQHLAAWLPTSGLMPPGAQLVQTREPGGTALGRALRELLLHPPEACAPQPLAELLLYAADRAQHVAQCIQPALDRGDWVLSDRFTGSTLAYQGYGRQLEQDLIRQLATIATGGLTADLTLWLSLPVAISLQRRGERQDDRMEAAGGAFLERVAAGFAAEAVAQGWVTIDACQPAAQVSLDLESTLRDQARAWL, encoded by the coding sequence ATGACCAGCACCCGTGGGCGACTGCTTGTGCTCGAGGGCATCGATGGATGCGGCAAAACAACCCAGTGGCAGCACCTTGCCGCCTGGCTTCCCACCAGTGGACTGATGCCCCCTGGTGCCCAGCTTGTGCAGACCCGGGAGCCAGGGGGAACAGCCTTGGGGCGAGCCCTGCGCGAACTGTTGTTGCATCCGCCGGAGGCATGTGCGCCACAGCCGCTGGCCGAACTGCTTCTTTACGCCGCTGATCGGGCTCAGCACGTGGCCCAGTGCATCCAACCGGCGTTGGATCGAGGCGACTGGGTGCTCAGCGATCGATTCACCGGCTCGACCCTGGCTTATCAGGGGTATGGCAGGCAGTTGGAACAGGACCTGATCCGTCAGTTGGCCACCATCGCCACCGGTGGGCTGACCGCCGATCTCACCCTCTGGCTGTCACTGCCGGTAGCGATCAGCTTGCAGCGCCGTGGCGAGCGTCAGGACGATCGCATGGAGGCCGCTGGAGGCGCTTTTTTGGAACGGGTGGCCGCCGGATTTGCTGCTGAGGCGGTCGCGCAGGGATGGGTCACGATCGATGCCTGCCAACCTGCAGCTCAGGTCAGCCTTGATTTGGAATCCACCCTCCGCGATCAGGCGAGGGCTTGGCTCTGA
- a CDS encoding DUF2079 domain-containing protein: MTMERDLKLSAKAQHTVWIAAAVFAATGFALQWWRMQSLTASMDQGILMQVLWNGLSGHPFESTLSSQLSTNVSHSGQLPALGYHRLGQHFTPALALWIPLVGVMGKWALPMLQVALITLAGLVLHQLARDELEPKLASWIPLAFYGANAVIAPCMLGNFTDLSQLPLCFFVLLLGLKRHSLPLIAPAALLMPLIREDTGVVLVGIGIWLGIRDRQRWPLAAALIAYGGSWVTIATNLLMPLFSDDNSKRFMVENFGQYLQGREQASSLEVLGLALQQPWILLRELITPPGDTFTYLLAQGLPLLMIPYLSIDSWLLMGLPLLGLLLAQGFNNPLSISIRYTYLVVPGLFVGTIFWWRHHQSLFRSRRLRRLWSGAIALSILFTISGNPNRSLSWLVPDSIQPWIYRSPMEQLTHGAAARSLIASIPADDSVAATTQLVPHLAAREALIRFPYNAIYLNRERQPTPVDWVAADLHNQIRFQQYPKELRGLKQNLSSIEILRKKGYGLVGFNSDVVLLHLNQTDNPSAAKQFETLKNQISQ, translated from the coding sequence ATGACCATGGAGCGGGACCTGAAGTTATCAGCGAAGGCTCAGCACACGGTTTGGATCGCTGCCGCAGTATTTGCCGCCACCGGATTCGCCCTCCAATGGTGGCGAATGCAGTCCCTGACTGCATCAATGGACCAAGGAATCTTGATGCAGGTTCTCTGGAATGGATTAAGTGGCCATCCTTTTGAAAGCACACTTTCCTCTCAACTGTCCACCAACGTCTCCCATAGCGGGCAGTTGCCAGCGCTTGGATACCACCGGCTAGGCCAACACTTCACCCCAGCCCTGGCTCTCTGGATTCCTCTGGTAGGAGTGATGGGGAAATGGGCCCTACCGATGCTGCAGGTCGCCCTGATCACCCTGGCCGGCCTGGTACTGCATCAACTGGCACGCGATGAACTGGAGCCAAAACTGGCCAGCTGGATTCCACTGGCTTTCTACGGGGCCAACGCCGTTATCGCCCCTTGCATGCTGGGAAATTTCACCGATCTCAGTCAGCTCCCACTGTGTTTCTTTGTGCTGCTGCTAGGCCTAAAGCGTCACTCACTGCCTCTCATCGCACCAGCAGCATTGTTAATGCCTTTAATACGGGAAGATACTGGTGTAGTCCTGGTAGGCATCGGCATTTGGCTAGGAATCCGCGATCGTCAACGTTGGCCCCTGGCAGCAGCACTCATTGCTTACGGCGGGAGCTGGGTGACTATAGCGACCAATCTCTTGATGCCACTCTTCAGTGATGACAACAGCAAGAGATTTATGGTCGAAAATTTTGGCCAATATCTTCAGGGTCGCGAACAGGCTTCCAGCCTTGAAGTGCTTGGCCTAGCTCTTCAACAGCCCTGGATTTTGCTGCGGGAACTGATCACACCTCCAGGCGACACATTCACTTATCTATTGGCACAGGGATTACCCCTTTTAATGATTCCCTACCTATCCATCGACAGCTGGCTTCTCATGGGCCTTCCCCTGTTGGGCTTGCTTCTGGCTCAGGGCTTCAACAATCCCTTGTCGATCAGCATTCGCTATACCTACTTGGTCGTACCTGGCTTATTCGTTGGCACCATTTTCTGGTGGCGCCATCATCAATCACTCTTTCGTTCGCGACGACTACGACGACTTTGGAGCGGCGCCATTGCGCTCTCCATCCTGTTCACCATTAGCGGCAATCCCAACCGCAGCCTCTCCTGGTTGGTACCAGACAGCATTCAACCCTGGATCTACCGCAGCCCGATGGAGCAGCTTACCCATGGCGCAGCAGCCCGTAGCCTGATCGCGTCAATTCCAGCAGACGATTCAGTTGCCGCCACAACACAGTTAGTCCCTCATCTCGCTGCGCGAGAAGCTCTGATTCGCTTCCCTTACAACGCGATCTATCTCAATCGGGAAAGACAGCCAACTCCCGTCGATTGGGTTGCAGCTGATCTCCACAATCAAATACGTTTTCAACAATACCCAAAAGAATTAAGAGGCCTAAAACAAAATTTATCAAGCATCGAAATACTCCGCAAAAAGGGTTACGGACTAGTGGGTTTCAATAGTGACGTTGTGCTTTTGCACTTAAACCAAACTGATAACCCTTCTGCGGCCAAGCAATTCGAAACACTCAAAAACCAGATCTCGCAATGA
- a CDS encoding DUF2079 domain-containing protein, giving the protein MALCVGLLWWGAAALRHHWLQSNGFDLGIYDQVAWQIGQGLEARSSLLGLHHMGNHGAWVFYLIGLPYRWLPSVQWLFASQALALAFTALPITALWRQLGLPDRLSLTAALLWWLQPQVFNTNLFDFHPETWAMPALAGAIWCSRARRPLLWLTCLIFLLGCRDGLSLVVMGLGLSELAQKRWRWGASALVLGFGWLLWLSQWLYPTLNGNGAGPAALERFNHLGTSVPEILLNSITQPWSLIHTLPWAEIPTFLLLLAAPTVLFWRKRSIPILLAALPLLAVNLLSADPAQRNLVHHYNLPMAVIAVTAAIDGLSSTKCQRWPWRRLIVTAACWALLAKPGYFLSIYTSRLDQIADVQRAEQLVQAEDRLLTSSHYAPHFSDRAWIELLRRRSQIDAGVQTWDAILLNPSDPGWSSRSTLQDDALKQAQQDQWMCKTWKSGLSLCRKPRTN; this is encoded by the coding sequence GTGGCCCTTTGCGTTGGGCTCCTCTGGTGGGGAGCCGCTGCACTACGCCATCACTGGCTGCAAAGCAACGGCTTCGACCTTGGGATCTACGACCAGGTGGCCTGGCAAATCGGACAGGGACTGGAAGCGCGCTCCAGCCTTCTGGGCCTTCATCACATGGGAAATCACGGTGCCTGGGTCTTCTATCTGATCGGCCTCCCCTACCGCTGGTTGCCTTCCGTGCAGTGGCTGTTTGCAAGTCAGGCCTTGGCACTGGCCTTCACAGCGCTGCCGATCACCGCCCTTTGGCGACAGCTTGGTTTGCCTGATCGGCTGTCACTCACTGCAGCATTGCTCTGGTGGCTGCAGCCACAGGTCTTCAACACAAACCTGTTTGATTTTCATCCGGAAACATGGGCAATGCCGGCACTCGCTGGGGCGATCTGGTGTAGCAGAGCGCGCCGGCCTCTTCTCTGGTTGACATGCCTGATCTTCTTACTCGGATGCCGGGATGGCCTTTCCTTGGTTGTGATGGGTCTTGGCCTTAGCGAATTGGCTCAAAAGCGTTGGCGCTGGGGAGCGAGCGCTCTCGTTCTCGGCTTTGGCTGGTTGCTCTGGCTGAGCCAATGGCTTTATCCAACACTGAATGGAAATGGTGCTGGGCCTGCCGCCCTGGAACGTTTCAATCACTTGGGCACGAGTGTTCCCGAAATCCTGCTGAACAGCATCACGCAACCTTGGAGCTTGATTCACACCTTGCCATGGGCAGAGATCCCGACTTTTCTTCTGCTCCTGGCCGCTCCCACTGTGCTGTTCTGGCGCAAGCGATCGATACCGATCCTGCTCGCAGCCTTACCTCTCTTGGCAGTCAACCTCCTGTCTGCAGATCCAGCACAACGCAATCTGGTGCACCACTACAACCTGCCGATGGCAGTGATTGCCGTGACCGCTGCGATCGATGGATTAAGCAGTACAAAATGCCAACGTTGGCCCTGGCGACGCCTCATCGTGACAGCAGCCTGCTGGGCCCTGCTAGCCAAACCGGGATACTTCCTGAGCATCTACACCAGTCGTCTGGATCAGATTGCAGATGTTCAACGAGCCGAACAGCTTGTTCAAGCAGAGGATCGCCTGCTAACCAGCAGCCACTATGCGCCCCACTTCAGCGATAGAGCATGGATTGAATTGCTGAGACGGCGCAGCCAGATCGATGCAGGAGTGCAAACCTGGGATGCAATTCTCCTCAACCCAAGCGATCCAGGCTGGTCATCACGTTCAACACTTCAAGACGATGCTCTTAAGCAAGCCCAGCAAGATCAATGGATGTGCAAAACATGGAAGTCAGGTCTCAGTCTCTGCAGAAAACCGAGAACGAACTGA
- a CDS encoding photosystem I assembly protein Ycf3, translated as MPRSNRNDNFIDKSFTVMADLIVKLLPINARAKEAYVYYRDGLSAQNDGDYAEALENYEESLKLEENPIDRGETLKNMAIIYMSNGEEDRALETYQKALDENPKQPSCLKNMGLIYEKRGRMAEEEGRRDEADGWFDRAADVWTQAVRLNPGGYLDIENWLKSSGRSNVDVYF; from the coding sequence GTGCCCCGCAGCAACCGCAACGACAACTTCATCGACAAGAGTTTCACGGTCATGGCCGATCTGATCGTGAAGCTGTTGCCGATCAATGCTCGGGCCAAAGAGGCCTACGTGTATTACCGCGATGGGCTTTCCGCTCAAAACGATGGGGATTACGCCGAAGCTCTGGAGAACTACGAGGAGAGTCTGAAGCTTGAGGAGAACCCGATCGACCGGGGCGAAACCCTCAAGAACATGGCGATCATCTACATGAGCAACGGCGAGGAGGATCGGGCGCTGGAGACCTATCAGAAGGCTCTGGATGAAAACCCCAAACAACCCTCCTGCCTCAAGAACATGGGGTTGATCTACGAAAAACGTGGACGCATGGCGGAGGAAGAGGGCCGGCGCGATGAAGCCGATGGCTGGTTTGACCGCGCCGCGGACGTTTGGACCCAGGCGGTTCGCCTCAATCCCGGTGGCTATCTCGACATCGAAAACTGGCTGAAATCGAGCGGCCGAAGCAACGTCGACGTGTATTTCTGA
- a CDS encoding ABC transporter ATP-binding protein, translating into MAEPGGLRLERVSFGWPCGSKALDHCNLNLPGPGLWMLVGSNGSGKSTLFRLIAGLIHPQQGTLVNRLRPALVFQNPDHQLLLPSCGSELRLSLPEALDPEQRQQRVNQVLEQVGLAGMASRPIHTLSGGQKQRLAIAGALASEASLLLLDEPTALLDPASQQTVLATVQQLCHRSTNPLTALWVTHRLDELDHADGAARMEKGRIGAWCPGPQLRRNLQPLAGRRG; encoded by the coding sequence ATGGCTGAGCCCGGAGGGCTGAGGCTGGAGAGGGTCAGTTTCGGCTGGCCCTGCGGTAGCAAGGCTCTGGATCACTGCAATCTCAACCTGCCAGGCCCCGGCCTTTGGATGCTTGTGGGCAGCAATGGCAGCGGCAAGAGCACGCTGTTCCGACTGATTGCAGGCCTCATCCATCCCCAGCAGGGCACGCTGGTCAACCGGCTGCGCCCGGCCCTGGTTTTCCAGAATCCAGACCATCAGCTGTTACTTCCCAGCTGCGGCAGCGAACTGCGCCTCAGTCTCCCCGAGGCCCTTGACCCTGAGCAGCGCCAGCAGCGCGTCAACCAAGTGCTCGAGCAAGTCGGGCTGGCCGGGATGGCCTCGAGGCCGATCCACACCCTCAGCGGCGGCCAGAAGCAACGGCTAGCGATTGCGGGTGCCCTGGCCAGCGAAGCCAGCCTTTTGCTGCTGGATGAGCCCACGGCCCTCCTGGATCCGGCCAGCCAGCAAACGGTGTTGGCGACCGTGCAGCAGCTGTGCCATCGCTCCACCAACCCCCTAACCGCCCTCTGGGTGACGCATCGCCTCGACGAACTGGACCACGCCGATGGCGCCGCACGGATGGAGAAAGGCCGAATCGGAGCCTGGTGCCCGGGGCCGCAACTACGCCGCAACCTTCAACCTCTTGCCGGCCGGCGGGGCTGA
- a CDS encoding cation-translocating P-type ATPase has protein sequence MTTALVLDVEGMKCGGCVRAVERTLLDQPAVEEASVNLVTRSAWVRLREDEGGLESVLAALETRGFPARSRSQTLPGPAEQDPERTWGWWRQWRQLMVALILLLLSVLGHLAEGGQLPLPLLGALPFHAALATVAVFGPGRSILVSGWAAARAGAPSMDTLVGLGVGSAYLASAVALVWPQVGWPCFFNEPVMLLGFVLLGRFLEERARLRTGRALRQLAALQPAGARLLMEDGAVREVPVAALRPGERVQLLAGDRIPVDGVVLEGHSAVDVSSLTGEPLPLEATPGCELASGCLNLEATLVLEVRRVGAETALARIIALVEQAQARKAPIQGLADRVAGWFCYGVVALALLTFLFWWQLGARLWPQVLAMPMALMNEASAVHSHGAHAPLGAGAETPLGLALQLTIAVLVVACPCALGLATPTVITVSSGLAARQGWLFRGGDVIELAASLQQLVFDKTGTLTLGRPLVASVLACEDPSRTLQLAASLEQSSRHPLAHALLQEAQRRQLPLLAANSSRTISGAGVLGELEGVSGVLRVGAPEWLQAEGVGWSERMQGALDQAMQAGQSVVAVALDQEPLGLVGIDDRPRQDALLALGRLRDQGLKLAMLSGDRRGAVERLGHQLGFQSDQLGWQLLPEQKLQHLEQLRAQGAVAMVGDGINDAPALAAADLGIAIGTGTQIAQDTADLVLLGDRLEAIPEALALARRTMTKIRQNLGWAFGYNLIVLPVAAGVLLPGFGILLSPPLAALLMALSSITVVLNALSLRLP, from the coding sequence GTGACGACTGCGCTGGTCCTGGACGTGGAGGGCATGAAGTGCGGTGGCTGTGTGCGAGCTGTGGAGCGCACCCTGCTTGACCAGCCCGCCGTGGAGGAGGCCAGTGTCAACCTGGTCACCCGCAGTGCCTGGGTGCGCCTCAGGGAGGATGAAGGGGGGCTCGAGTCGGTGCTGGCCGCCCTGGAGACCCGTGGTTTTCCGGCGCGCTCCCGATCTCAGACCCTTCCAGGCCCTGCGGAGCAGGACCCTGAACGGACTTGGGGTTGGTGGCGCCAGTGGCGTCAGCTGATGGTGGCGTTGATTTTGTTGCTGCTGTCAGTGCTGGGGCATCTGGCGGAGGGCGGACAGCTGCCCTTGCCCCTGCTCGGTGCCCTGCCTTTTCATGCCGCACTAGCCACGGTGGCTGTGTTCGGTCCCGGACGCTCGATCCTTGTGAGCGGTTGGGCTGCTGCCCGTGCCGGCGCCCCCAGCATGGACACGCTGGTGGGTCTTGGGGTGGGCAGTGCCTATCTCGCCAGTGCCGTGGCACTGGTTTGGCCTCAGGTTGGCTGGCCCTGTTTCTTTAACGAGCCGGTGATGCTCCTGGGATTCGTCTTGTTGGGACGCTTCCTCGAGGAGAGAGCACGCCTGCGGACTGGACGGGCTCTGAGGCAACTGGCGGCTCTGCAGCCCGCAGGGGCCCGGCTGCTGATGGAGGACGGTGCCGTTCGGGAGGTTCCCGTTGCTGCCCTGCGTCCGGGTGAGCGGGTGCAACTGCTCGCCGGGGATCGCATCCCTGTCGATGGTGTCGTGCTGGAGGGTCACTCGGCCGTGGATGTCTCCAGCCTCACCGGTGAGCCTCTGCCCCTTGAAGCCACCCCTGGTTGTGAGCTCGCTTCCGGATGCCTCAACCTGGAGGCCACGTTGGTGCTGGAGGTCCGTCGGGTTGGCGCCGAAACGGCCCTCGCTCGGATCATTGCGCTGGTGGAACAGGCGCAGGCGCGCAAAGCCCCGATCCAGGGTCTGGCGGATCGGGTGGCGGGCTGGTTCTGCTACGGCGTCGTCGCCCTCGCTCTCCTGACCTTCCTGTTCTGGTGGCAGCTGGGAGCACGCCTCTGGCCCCAGGTGCTCGCCATGCCGATGGCCTTGATGAACGAGGCCAGTGCTGTGCATAGCCATGGCGCCCATGCACCCCTGGGGGCGGGCGCTGAAACGCCCTTGGGTCTGGCGCTTCAGCTCACCATCGCTGTGCTTGTCGTCGCTTGCCCCTGCGCCCTCGGTCTCGCCACCCCCACGGTGATCACCGTCTCCTCAGGCTTAGCCGCGCGGCAGGGCTGGCTGTTTCGGGGAGGGGATGTGATCGAGCTCGCGGCCTCTCTCCAGCAGCTGGTGTTTGACAAGACCGGCACGCTCACCCTCGGCCGCCCGTTGGTGGCATCGGTGCTCGCCTGTGAGGATCCATCCCGGACGCTCCAGCTCGCCGCAAGCCTTGAGCAGTCCAGCCGTCATCCTCTGGCCCATGCGCTGCTGCAGGAGGCCCAGCGTCGTCAGCTGCCCTTACTGGCGGCGAACTCCAGCCGCACCATCTCCGGCGCGGGGGTCTTGGGGGAACTCGAAGGGGTCAGTGGTGTGCTGCGGGTTGGTGCTCCGGAATGGCTGCAGGCTGAAGGGGTTGGCTGGTCGGAACGGATGCAGGGGGCTCTGGATCAGGCGATGCAGGCGGGCCAGTCGGTGGTCGCGGTGGCTCTGGATCAGGAACCCCTGGGCTTGGTTGGGATCGATGATCGCCCCCGCCAGGATGCGCTGCTCGCCCTAGGGCGCCTGCGGGATCAGGGGCTCAAGCTGGCGATGCTCAGCGGCGATCGCCGCGGAGCGGTGGAACGGCTTGGTCATCAGCTTGGCTTCCAATCCGATCAGCTCGGTTGGCAGCTGCTGCCTGAGCAGAAATTGCAGCACCTTGAGCAGCTGCGTGCCCAGGGGGCGGTGGCGATGGTCGGCGATGGCATCAATGACGCCCCGGCGCTGGCTGCGGCAGATCTGGGCATTGCCATTGGTACGGGAACTCAGATCGCTCAGGACACGGCTGATCTCGTGTTGCTGGGTGATCGGCTCGAAGCGATTCCAGAGGCATTGGCTTTGGCGCGTCGCACCATGACCAAAATCCGTCAGAACCTTGGCTGGGCCTTTGGTTACAACCTGATCGTGTTGCCCGTGGCTGCTGGGGTCTTGCTGCCGGGTTTCGGCATCCTGCTCTCTCCCCCCCTCGCGGCTCTGCTGATGGCCTTGAGTTCGATCACTGTGGTGCTGAATGCCCTCAGCCTTCGTTTGCCATGA
- the psbD gene encoding photosystem II D2 protein (photosystem q(a) protein) encodes MTIAVGRAPQRGWFDVLDDWLKRDRFVFVGWSGILLFPTAYLAIGGWLTGTTFVTSWYTHGIASSYLEGCNFLTAAVSTPADAMGHSLLLLWGPEAQGDFVRWCQLGGLWAFVALHGAFALIGFMLRQFEIARLVGIRPYNAIAFSGPIAVFVSVFLMYPLGQSSWFFAPSFGVAAIFRFLLFLQGFHNWTLNPFHMMGVAGILGGALLCAIHGATVENTLFEDGEQSNTFKAFEPTQEEETYSMVTANRFWSQIFGIAFSNKRWLHFFMLFVPVMGLWTSSIGIIGLALNLRAYDFVSQEIRAAEDPEFETFYTKNILLNEGLRAWMAPADQPHENFVFPEEVLPRGNAL; translated from the coding sequence ATGACGATCGCTGTAGGACGCGCGCCACAGCGGGGATGGTTCGACGTCCTCGATGACTGGCTCAAGCGCGACCGCTTCGTTTTTGTCGGCTGGTCCGGCATCCTGCTCTTCCCCACGGCCTATCTGGCCATCGGTGGTTGGCTCACCGGCACCACCTTTGTCACCTCCTGGTACACCCACGGCATCGCCTCCTCGTACCTGGAAGGTTGCAACTTCCTCACCGCTGCTGTGTCCACCCCCGCTGATGCGATGGGTCACAGCCTCCTGCTGCTCTGGGGCCCTGAGGCCCAGGGTGACTTCGTGCGCTGGTGTCAGCTCGGCGGCCTTTGGGCCTTCGTGGCTCTCCACGGTGCCTTCGCGCTGATCGGCTTCATGTTGCGTCAGTTCGAGATTGCCCGTCTCGTCGGCATCCGTCCTTACAACGCCATCGCCTTCTCCGGTCCGATTGCGGTGTTCGTGAGCGTCTTCCTGATGTACCCCCTCGGCCAGAGCAGCTGGTTCTTCGCTCCCTCCTTCGGTGTGGCCGCGATCTTCCGCTTCCTGCTCTTCCTTCAGGGCTTCCACAACTGGACCCTGAACCCCTTCCACATGATGGGCGTGGCCGGCATCCTCGGCGGTGCTCTGCTCTGTGCCATCCACGGCGCCACCGTGGAGAACACCCTGTTTGAGGACGGCGAGCAGTCGAACACCTTCAAGGCGTTCGAACCGACCCAGGAAGAAGAGACCTATTCGATGGTCACCGCCAACCGCTTCTGGAGCCAGATCTTCGGGATCGCCTTCTCCAACAAGCGCTGGCTGCACTTCTTCATGCTGTTTGTGCCTGTGATGGGCCTGTGGACCAGCTCCATCGGCATCATCGGCCTGGCCCTCAACCTGCGCGCCTACGACTTCGTGTCGCAGGAGATCCGCGCTGCAGAAGATCCCGAATTCGAGACCTTCTACACCAAGAACATCCTTCTCAATGAAGGTCTGCGTGCCTGGATGGCACCGGCTGACCAGCCGCACGAAAACTTCGTCTTCCCTGAAGAGGTTCTGCCCCGTGGTAACGCTCTTTGA
- a CDS encoding DNA polymerase III subunit delta' encodes MVALQQTPSLFSDLVGQPLAVALLQAALERDRVAPAYLFSGPEGVGRKLAALRFLEGVLAAGRSDQRQRRRLAARNHPDLLWVEPTYSHQGRLVPRSEADEAGVSRRTPPQLRLEQIRAVSRFLARQPLEARRGLVVIEEPEAMAESAANALLKTLEEPGHGLLILLSSAPERLLSTIRSRCQQIRFIRLGSDDMRTVLQGLEGDGPHRGSAALQEPDLLALAAGSPGALLQHESQWQALPEELRTRLEQPPQTPAEALGLARDLSESLSGEQQLWLLSWWEQHRWRQHHCERELQRLQRLRQHLLAFVQPRLAWEVALLDLLVDGA; translated from the coding sequence ATGGTCGCGCTCCAGCAGACGCCATCGCTGTTCAGCGACCTGGTGGGGCAGCCCTTAGCCGTGGCCCTGCTCCAGGCCGCTCTCGAGCGTGATCGCGTGGCTCCGGCTTATCTCTTTAGTGGACCGGAAGGGGTCGGCCGGAAACTGGCGGCGCTGCGTTTTTTAGAGGGGGTCCTGGCCGCTGGCCGGAGCGATCAGCGCCAGCGTCGTCGGCTGGCAGCCCGCAATCATCCCGATCTGCTCTGGGTTGAGCCGACCTACTCCCACCAGGGTCGTTTGGTGCCCCGTTCCGAGGCGGACGAGGCGGGTGTGAGTCGGCGCACGCCGCCCCAGTTACGCCTGGAGCAGATTCGTGCGGTCAGTCGCTTTCTGGCCCGCCAGCCTCTGGAAGCCCGTCGCGGGCTGGTGGTGATCGAGGAGCCGGAGGCTATGGCGGAGTCGGCGGCGAATGCTCTGCTCAAAACCCTCGAGGAACCGGGGCATGGACTGCTCATCCTGCTGTCCTCGGCTCCTGAGCGCCTCTTGAGCACGATCCGCTCCCGTTGCCAGCAGATCCGTTTCATCCGTCTGGGCAGTGACGACATGCGAACGGTCTTGCAAGGGTTGGAAGGGGATGGGCCGCATCGGGGCAGCGCTGCGTTGCAGGAACCAGATCTGTTGGCGCTCGCAGCGGGATCACCTGGCGCCTTACTCCAGCATGAGAGCCAATGGCAGGCTCTGCCTGAAGAACTGCGTACCCGCTTGGAGCAGCCTCCTCAAACTCCAGCGGAAGCCCTCGGCCTCGCCCGAGATCTCAGCGAGTCGTTGAGTGGAGAGCAGCAACTGTGGCTGTTGAGCTGGTGGGAGCAACATCGCTGGCGCCAGCACCACTGCGAAAGGGAGCTGCAGCGGTTGCAGCGACTGCGCCAGCATCTGCTCGCTTTTGTGCAACCCCGGTTGGCCTGGGAGGTGGCGCTGTTGGATCTTTTGGTGGACGGGGCCTGA
- a CDS encoding response regulator transcription factor: MKPCILLIEDDRDMRELVGGHLEHSGFDVQRAEDGIKGQALALQYTPDLILLDLMLPKVDGLTLCQRLRRDERTAGIPILMLTALGGTKDKVSGFNSGADDYLTKPFDLEELQVRIKALLRRSDRAPVGTGSHQEILSYGPLTLVPERFEAIWFDTPVRLTHLEFELLHCLLQRHGQTVAPSLILKEVWGYEPDDDIETIRVHVRHLRTKLEPDPRKPRFIKTVYGAGYCLELPTGAQLDDLGDVLSQARQERDRLDQSKRASA; the protein is encoded by the coding sequence ATGAAGCCCTGCATCCTGCTGATCGAAGACGACAGGGACATGCGCGAGCTGGTGGGTGGCCACCTGGAGCACAGCGGCTTTGACGTGCAACGCGCCGAGGACGGCATCAAAGGCCAGGCCCTCGCCCTGCAGTACACCCCCGACCTGATCCTCCTGGATCTGATGCTCCCGAAGGTGGATGGCCTCACCCTCTGCCAAAGGCTGCGCCGAGATGAGCGCACGGCTGGCATCCCGATCCTGATGCTCACCGCCCTAGGCGGCACCAAAGACAAGGTCAGCGGTTTCAATTCCGGTGCAGACGACTACCTGACCAAGCCCTTTGACCTCGAAGAACTGCAGGTGCGAATCAAAGCGCTGCTGCGTCGAAGCGACCGGGCACCCGTGGGCACTGGATCCCATCAAGAAATTCTTAGTTACGGTCCGCTCACCTTGGTGCCGGAACGGTTCGAAGCGATTTGGTTCGACACTCCGGTGCGTCTCACCCACCTCGAATTCGAGCTTCTGCACTGCTTGCTTCAGCGCCATGGCCAAACCGTGGCCCCCTCGCTGATTCTCAAAGAAGTCTGGGGCTACGAGCCCGATGACGACATCGAGACGATCCGGGTGCACGTGCGTCACCTGCGCACGAAACTCGAACCCGATCCCCGCAAGCCCCGCTTCATCAAAACCGTCTACGGCGCTGGTTACTGCCTCGAGCTACCGACTGGGGCCCAGCTCGACGACCTCGGCGACGTGCTCTCCCAGGCGCGGCAAGAGCGCGACCGACTCGATCAGTCCAAACGCGCCAGCGCCTGA